The following coding sequences lie in one Hypnocyclicus thermotrophus genomic window:
- the cas4 gene encoding CRISPR-associated protein Cas4, which yields MFYYYFICKRKLWYFRNEIQMESNSEAVEIGKLIDEKSYKRDRKHIMINETINIDFMRNRKVIHEIKKSDSMEEASIWQVKYYIYYLKKHGVEDIKAILDYPKLKKRVDVELNKDDEEEIEKILLEIEKIVRDQKMPSIIDSKICKKCSYYELCYI from the coding sequence ATGTTTTATTATTATTTCATATGTAAAAGAAAACTCTGGTATTTTAGAAATGAGATACAGATGGAGAGTAACAGTGAAGCTGTGGAAATAGGAAAACTTATAGATGAAAAAAGCTATAAAAGAGATAGAAAACATATAATGATAAATGAGACTATTAATATTGATTTTATGAGGAATCGTAAAGTGATACATGAAATAAAGAAATCAGATAGTATGGAAGAGGCTTCTATATGGCAGGTAAAGTATTATATATATTATCTGAAAAAACATGGAGTGGAAGATATTAAGGCAATACTTGATTATCCTAAATTAAAAAAGAGAGTAGACGTAGAACTAAATAAAGATGATGAAGAAGAGATAGAAAAAATATTACTGGAAATAGAGAAAATAGTAAGAGATCAAAAGATGCCAAGTATCATTGACAGTAAGATATGTAAAAAATGCTCTTACTATGAATTATGTTACATCTAA
- the cas7i gene encoding type I-B CRISPR-associated protein Cas7/Cst2/DevR codes for MKNKGLILSMIFEAESANYGEGIGNVASLKKMARGRGEQYTYISRQAIRYNIIEQLGEEKAKVKVEKKVVQFHPDSTIKDYPEIDFFGYMKTVKGSDGKTRSARVRLSNAISLETFKGDLDFLTNKGLADRNEDGMKGMNIAQSEIHHSYYKYTITADLEKIGIDENDNISLDNKEKARRVNKLLDTIALLYRDIRGRREDLKPLFVIGGVYNVKNPVFQNILDIKNNRILVNSIKEVLFDSIKNDTYCGLIEGKFDNDEEIKKELKAKSMPEFFSTIKGKVSEYYESN; via the coding sequence ATGAAAAATAAAGGATTAATTTTATCGATGATATTTGAAGCGGAAAGTGCAAATTATGGTGAAGGGATAGGGAATGTAGCTTCTTTAAAAAAAATGGCAAGAGGAAGAGGGGAGCAATATACTTATATTTCAAGACAGGCAATAAGATATAATATTATAGAGCAGTTAGGAGAGGAAAAAGCAAAAGTAAAGGTTGAAAAAAAAGTAGTTCAATTTCATCCTGATTCTACAATTAAAGATTATCCTGAAATAGATTTTTTTGGATATATGAAAACAGTAAAAGGTTCAGATGGAAAAACAAGGTCAGCAAGAGTGAGATTATCAAATGCAATTTCATTAGAAACTTTTAAGGGGGATTTAGATTTTTTAACTAATAAAGGTTTAGCTGATAGAAATGAAGATGGAATGAAAGGAATGAATATAGCTCAATCTGAAATTCATCATTCTTATTATAAATATACAATTACAGCAGATTTGGAAAAAATAGGAATAGATGAAAATGATAATATAAGTCTTGATAATAAAGAAAAAGCAAGAAGAGTAAATAAACTACTTGATACAATAGCTTTATTATATAGAGATATAAGAGGAAGAAGAGAAGATTTAAAACCTTTATTTGTAATAGGTGGAGTATATAATGTAAAAAATCCTGTTTTTCAAAATATACTAGATATAAAAAATAATAGAATATTAGTAAATTCTATAAAAGAGGTGTTATTTGACAGTATAAAAAATGATACTTATTGTGGATTAATTGAAGGGAAATTTGATAATGATGAAGAGATAAAAAAAGAATTAAAGGCAAAATCTATGCCTGAATTTTTCTCTACAATAAAAGGAAAAGTAAGTGAGTATTATGAAAGCAATTAG
- the tsf gene encoding translation elongation factor Ts, with protein sequence MAITAAQVKELRERTGAGMLDCKKALQETDGNIEKAIDYLREKGIAKAAKKAGRTAAEGLIFTTESADKKSAAMLEFNSETDFVAKNDEFKNFGSKLVNIVLNNNINTIEELKSFEVEGKTVETLITELIAKIGENMNLRRVEKVTTEGFVTTYNHLGGKIGVIVNMTGEATEENLVKANDVAMHIAAMDPKYLTPEEVTTDDLDREKEIARKQLEEEGKPANIIEKILEGKMRKFYEENTLVKQKFVKDDKLSVEKYLGDIKVVGFSRYKVGEGIEKEEVDFAAEVAAQLK encoded by the coding sequence ATGGCTATAACAGCAGCTCAAGTAAAAGAATTAAGAGAAAGAACAGGAGCAGGAATGCTTGATTGTAAAAAAGCATTACAAGAAACTGATGGAAATATAGAAAAAGCAATAGATTATTTAAGAGAAAAAGGAATAGCTAAAGCAGCTAAAAAAGCTGGAAGAACAGCAGCAGAAGGATTAATATTCACTACAGAATCTGCTGATAAAAAATCTGCAGCTATGTTAGAATTTAATTCTGAAACTGATTTTGTTGCTAAAAACGATGAATTTAAAAATTTTGGTTCTAAATTAGTTAATATTGTATTAAATAATAATATAAATACTATTGAAGAATTAAAATCTTTTGAAGTAGAAGGAAAAACTGTAGAAACATTAATCACTGAATTAATAGCTAAAATCGGTGAAAATATGAATTTAAGAAGAGTAGAAAAAGTAACAACAGAAGGATTTGTTACTACTTATAATCATTTAGGTGGTAAAATAGGAGTTATAGTTAATATGACAGGAGAAGCTACAGAAGAAAATTTAGTAAAAGCTAATGATGTAGCTATGCATATAGCAGCTATGGACCCTAAATATTTAACTCCAGAAGAAGTAACAACAGATGATTTAGATAGAGAAAAAGAAATAGCTAGAAAACAATTGGAAGAAGAAGGAAAACCAGCTAATATTATTGAAAAAATATTAGAAGGAAAAATGAGAAAATTCTATGAAGAAAATACTTTAGTAAAACAAAAATTTGTTAAAGATGATAAATTAAGTGTAGAAAAATATTTAGGAGATATCAAGGTAGTAGGATTCTCTAGATATAAAGTTGGAGAAGGAATCGAAAAAGAAGAAGTAGATTTCGCAGCAGAAGTAGCAGCACAACTTAAATAA
- the pyrH gene encoding UMP kinase → MKPVYKRMLLKLSGEALMGDKEFGISSDAIRIYAKQIKEIYDTGMELAIVIGGGNIFRGLSGKDQGVDRVTGDHMGMLATVINSLALQNAIEQLGIPTRVLTAIEMPKIAEPYIKRRATRHLEKGRVVIFGAGTGNPYFTTDTAAALRAIEINADLVAKATKVDGIYDKDPIKHDDAIKYDRVTYDEVLAKDLKVMDATAISLCRENKLPILVFNLLQEGNMKKVIYGENIGTTVVEKI, encoded by the coding sequence ATGAAACCTGTATATAAAAGAATGTTATTAAAACTAAGTGGCGAAGCATTGATGGGAGATAAAGAATTTGGAATATCTTCTGATGCAATTAGAATTTATGCTAAACAAATAAAAGAAATATATGATACAGGAATGGAGTTAGCTATAGTTATTGGTGGAGGTAATATTTTTAGAGGTTTATCAGGAAAAGATCAAGGGGTAGATAGAGTGACAGGGGATCATATGGGAATGCTAGCTACAGTAATAAACTCTTTGGCACTCCAAAATGCTATAGAACAATTAGGAATACCAACTAGAGTATTAACAGCTATAGAAATGCCTAAAATTGCAGAGCCATATATAAAAAGAAGAGCTACTAGACATTTAGAAAAAGGAAGAGTTGTTATATTTGGTGCGGGAACAGGTAATCCATATTTTACTACTGATACAGCTGCAGCTCTTCGTGCTATAGAAATAAATGCTGATTTAGTAGCAAAAGCTACAAAAGTAGATGGAATATATGATAAAGATCCTATAAAACATGATGATGCAATAAAATATGATAGAGTAACTTATGATGAAGTACTTGCAAAAGATTTAAAAGTAATGGATGCTACAGCGATATCTCTTTGTAGAGAAAATAAACTTCCAATTTTAGTATTTAATTTACTTCAAGAAGGAAACATGAAAAAAGTAATATATGGTGAAAATATTGGGACAACAGTTGTAGAAAAAATATAA
- the cas2 gene encoding CRISPR-associated endonuclease Cas2, which produces MYVILVYDVKLDSAIGQKVLRNVYKICKKYMYHIQNSTFEGELSRAQIVKLRYELDEYIRKDKDSIIIFKSRNERWLDKEFWGLEDDKTSNFF; this is translated from the coding sequence TTGTATGTTATTTTAGTGTATGATGTAAAGTTAGATAGTGCTATTGGACAGAAAGTATTGAGAAATGTATATAAGATATGTAAAAAATACATGTATCATATACAAAACTCTACTTTTGAAGGAGAGTTGTCAAGAGCTCAAATAGTGAAATTGAGATATGAACTAGATGAATATATAAGAAAAGATAAGGATTCTATAATAATATTTAAAAGTAGAAATGAAAGATGGCTTGATAAGGAGTTTTGGGGATTAGAAGATGATAAGACATCGAATTTTTTTTAA
- the cas3 gene encoding CRISPR-associated helicase Cas3' yields MLYLAKSNPRETIQEHTDKLLENYNILKDIYPNLEINWDILKLACIYHDLGKMNSKFQKKLKTGKRDKDEVAHNILSIGFVDTKRLKDIFQIDEIRVLLQAIAYHHERGEYDLEKFEEELDLMKEEIKNFVYDKIQIESLKKPSIKYFNNSRIREKENEELFYKYIMIKGLLNRIDYAASSDIKVEIENVFLNKSLDSWREKKQVKWNELQVFMGKNQNENVIVVAQTGMGKTEAGLRWIGNNKGFFTLPLKTAINKIYERIKDEIIEESYSEKIGVLHSDTYSEYVNLNEDDLDIENYYTKTKQLSMPLTISTLDQLFNFVFRYRGFEPILATLSYSKIVIDEIQMYSYDLIAYLVLGLYYISRLGGKFAILTATLPEFLLDIMKEEKISFKRAERDFINEKVRHSIKIEEKEINAEDIIEKYNKNKILVICNTVKKAQEMYQKLIDNNIEKVELLHSRFIKKDRKVKEKRITELGKIESKDYGIWVSTQIVEASLDIDYDLLFTELSDLNSLFQRMGRCYRKREFKEETYNCFVFNGGEKKCSGVGQVIDRDIFQFSKDILKEVDGKIDEKKKLELINRVYSTEKIKDTKYYELIKKNISYVKKIDDYEKSKTEVRNMFRNIESVTIIPKKIYRENKIEIDENLEILEKVNQKDNSAEERKALRREKELAKIEILKFSVSIPYYAFKNGTYDEMIKINKYEILYIFDCEYSKDVGVSFKNKKNKIDPFDC; encoded by the coding sequence ATGCTTTATTTAGCAAAATCAAATCCTAGAGAAACAATACAGGAACATACAGATAAATTATTAGAAAACTATAATATACTAAAAGATATATATCCCAATTTAGAAATAAATTGGGATATTTTAAAATTAGCCTGTATTTATCATGATTTAGGAAAAATGAATTCAAAATTTCAAAAAAAACTAAAAACAGGGAAAAGAGATAAAGATGAGGTAGCACACAATATTTTAAGTATAGGATTTGTTGATACCAAGAGATTAAAAGATATATTCCAAATAGATGAGATAAGGGTATTACTACAAGCAATAGCTTATCATCATGAAAGAGGAGAGTATGATTTAGAAAAATTTGAAGAAGAGCTTGATTTAATGAAAGAAGAGATAAAGAATTTTGTTTATGATAAAATTCAAATTGAAAGTTTAAAAAAACCAAGTATTAAATATTTTAATAATAGCAGAATTCGTGAGAAAGAAAATGAAGAACTATTTTATAAATATATTATGATAAAAGGACTTTTAAATCGGATAGATTATGCTGCAAGTTCTGATATAAAAGTTGAGATTGAAAATGTTTTTTTAAATAAATCTTTAGATAGCTGGAGAGAGAAAAAACAAGTGAAATGGAATGAATTACAGGTATTTATGGGAAAAAATCAAAATGAAAATGTAATAGTAGTAGCACAAACAGGAATGGGAAAAACAGAGGCAGGATTAAGATGGATAGGGAATAATAAAGGATTTTTTACATTACCTCTTAAAACTGCAATTAATAAAATATATGAAAGAATAAAAGATGAGATTATAGAAGAGTCTTATTCAGAGAAAATAGGAGTTTTACACTCTGATACATATAGTGAATATGTAAATTTAAATGAAGATGATTTGGATATTGAAAATTATTATACTAAGACAAAACAACTATCAATGCCATTGACAATTTCTACATTAGACCAGTTATTTAATTTTGTATTTAGATATAGAGGATTTGAACCAATCTTAGCCACTTTATCATATTCTAAAATAGTAATAGATGAGATACAGATGTATTCTTATGACTTAATAGCTTATTTAGTCTTGGGATTGTACTATATAAGTAGATTAGGTGGGAAATTTGCAATCTTAACAGCTACATTGCCTGAATTTTTACTTGATATTATGAAAGAAGAGAAAATAAGTTTTAAAAGAGCAGAAAGAGACTTTATAAATGAGAAAGTTAGACATAGTATAAAAATAGAAGAAAAAGAGATAAATGCAGAGGATATAATAGAAAAATATAATAAGAATAAGATTTTAGTAATTTGTAATACTGTAAAAAAAGCACAAGAGATGTATCAAAAATTAATAGATAATAATATAGAAAAAGTAGAACTTTTACATAGTAGATTTATTAAAAAAGATAGAAAAGTCAAAGAGAAGAGAATAACAGAGCTTGGGAAGATAGAAAGTAAAGATTATGGAATATGGGTTAGTACTCAGATTGTAGAAGCTTCTTTGGATATTGATTATGATTTGCTATTTACAGAACTCTCTGATTTGAATAGTTTATTTCAAAGGATGGGAAGGTGTTATAGAAAAAGAGAGTTTAAAGAAGAGACTTATAATTGTTTTGTATTTAATGGTGGAGAAAAAAAGTGCAGTGGAGTAGGGCAAGTAATAGATAGAGATATATTTCAATTTTCTAAGGATATTTTAAAAGAAGTTGATGGAAAAATAGATGAAAAAAAGAAATTGGAATTAATAAATAGAGTGTATTCTACTGAAAAAATAAAAGATACAAAATATTATGAATTAATTAAAAAAAATATTTCATATGTAAAGAAGATAGATGATTATGAAAAAAGTAAAACAGAAGTAAGAAATATGTTTAGAAATATAGAGAGTGTAACAATAATTCCAAAAAAAATCTATAGAGAGAATAAAATAGAGATAGATGAAAATTTAGAAATTTTAGAAAAAGTAAATCAAAAAGATAATAGTGCAGAAGAGAGAAAAGCATTGAGAAGAGAGAAAGAGCTGGCTAAAATAGAGATATTAAAATTCTCAGTTTCTATACCATATTATGCTTTTAAAAATGGAACTTACGATGAAATGATAAAAATAAATAAGTATGAAATATTGTATATATTTGATTGTGAGTATAGTAAGGATGTAGGAGTAAGTTTTAAAAATAAAAAAAATAAAATTGATCCTTTCGATTGTTAG
- the cas5b gene encoding type I-B CRISPR-associated protein Cas5b: MKAIRIKLYQNMVNYKIPSSFQLKETYPLPPYSTVIGMVHNLCGYKEYQEMKISIQGKYHSKVNDLYTRYEFKNGMEFDKGRHQLQADKFGICRGISTVELLTDVELLIHIIPENQDLIEEIKNSLDFPKIFPALGRWEDLAVIGEVKIVEIFEEELEEDLSLGDNYSVYIPLKMIKDGKIMLLGNGNKTSNQGTRYKLNKNYKKKDYGRNRVIRKWNKVEVVYSSRVLAVENEKILLDSDKKIVFAV; this comes from the coding sequence ATGAAAGCAATTAGAATTAAACTATATCAAAATATGGTAAATTATAAGATTCCTTCAAGTTTTCAGTTAAAAGAAACTTATCCTTTACCACCTTATTCCACAGTAATAGGAATGGTACATAATTTATGTGGATACAAAGAGTATCAAGAGATGAAAATAAGTATTCAGGGAAAATATCATTCAAAAGTAAATGATTTATATACAAGATATGAGTTTAAAAATGGAATGGAATTTGATAAGGGCAGACATCAATTACAAGCAGATAAATTTGGAATATGTAGAGGTATTTCTACAGTAGAACTTTTAACAGATGTAGAATTGTTAATTCATATAATTCCTGAAAATCAGGATTTAATTGAAGAAATAAAAAATAGTTTAGACTTTCCTAAAATATTTCCAGCTTTGGGTAGGTGGGAAGATTTGGCGGTAATAGGAGAGGTAAAAATAGTTGAGATTTTTGAAGAAGAGTTAGAAGAAGATTTATCTCTAGGTGACAATTACTCTGTGTATATTCCATTAAAAATGATAAAAGATGGAAAGATAATGCTGTTAGGAAATGGTAATAAAACAAGTAATCAAGGGACAAGATATAAATTAAATAAAAATTACAAAAAAAAAGATTATGGAAGAAATAGAGTTATCAGGAAATGGAATAAAGTAGAGGTAGTCTACTCTTCAAGAGTATTAGCCGTGGAAAATGAAAAGATACTATTAGATAGTGATAAAAAAATCGTCTTTGCAGTATAA
- the frr gene encoding ribosome recycling factor, whose protein sequence is MPQSVITDAREKMDKAVEATKHKFASIRAGRANVSMLDGIKVNQYGSEMPLNQVANLSAPEARLLVIDPWDKSIIKDIEKVIVNSNLGLTPNNDGKVIRLQIPELTAERRKEYAKLAKKEAEEGKVAIRNVRKDTNNKLRRLEKDSEITEDDLKRYENEVQKLTDEYIKKIDDLYAKKEKEITTV, encoded by the coding sequence ATGCCTCAAAGTGTTATTACAGATGCAAGAGAAAAAATGGACAAAGCTGTAGAAGCTACAAAACATAAATTTGCTTCTATTAGAGCTGGAAGAGCTAATGTATCTATGTTAGACGGAATAAAAGTAAATCAATATGGTTCAGAGATGCCATTAAACCAAGTAGCAAATTTATCAGCACCAGAAGCTAGATTACTAGTAATAGATCCTTGGGATAAATCAATTATAAAAGATATAGAAAAAGTTATAGTAAACTCTAATCTTGGATTAACTCCAAATAATGACGGAAAAGTTATTAGATTACAAATCCCAGAATTAACAGCAGAAAGAAGAAAAGAATATGCTAAATTGGCTAAAAAAGAAGCTGAAGAAGGAAAAGTAGCCATAAGAAATGTAAGAAAAGATACTAATAATAAACTTAGAAGATTAGAAAAAGATTCTGAAATTACAGAAGATGATCTAAAAAGATATGAAAATGAAGTTCAAAAATTAACTGATGAATATATTAAAAAAATAGATGATTTATACGCTAAAAAAGAAAAAGAGATAACAACTGTATAG
- the cas8a1 gene encoding type I-B CRISPR-associated protein Cas8b1/Cst1, protein MEDNKIKIELSDWLYNAGVVGLYNILEHNGDKVQIKDNFLEFEINSLENFEEKYFKYFIEKYEKFTSWYKIISFQNKIEYWEEDGFQNFNEKSLEELNSYIRDVLKKYLKSNSYIAAYDLINNDFDIKLAEKEISTINLKKNQEFQDILNNIKLMIEKIIKIINYFKEDESKKYLAGKNVMYNIIKNGWNGVCFLNARTKEKDMYIDYKKYFVDSTIEYNKVKKDKFKYNCFLCDREMKDLNNDLSFLNATGFDTKRKSSHVWNFTNDVAVCPICKLIYSCVPAGINYVYSKGIFINDNSNIDSLININQKVRDEILKEHETNNSLTYRAMIIALEEEINDKVKYELSDIQLVRYDEEKYRFNILSKKLLEVLRSSRDDLNKLIKTGFNEINTYFNIYEEVLKKIMNGENLFLFIHKLLSLKLSKPVDAHYKMSHLKSMMYINIKFLKGVGFVENIEKDIIDSANKQGYFLRTEYENRNSENKIGGICYRLLNGLKTNNKDMFMDVIMNCYLYIGKTVPKIFIEALKSDENFKTIGYAFVSGLINEKDKNNGGSK, encoded by the coding sequence GTGGAAGATAATAAAATAAAAATAGAGTTATCTGATTGGCTTTATAATGCTGGAGTAGTAGGATTATATAATATATTAGAGCATAATGGAGATAAAGTACAGATAAAAGATAATTTTTTAGAATTTGAGATTAATTCATTAGAAAATTTTGAAGAGAAATATTTTAAATATTTTATTGAAAAGTATGAAAAATTTACCTCATGGTATAAGATTATAAGTTTTCAGAATAAAATAGAGTACTGGGAAGAAGATGGATTTCAAAATTTTAATGAAAAATCATTAGAAGAATTAAACTCTTATATTAGAGATGTATTGAAAAAATATTTAAAAAGTAATAGTTATATCGCAGCTTATGATTTAATAAATAATGATTTTGATATTAAATTAGCTGAAAAAGAAATTTCTACAATTAATTTGAAAAAAAATCAAGAATTTCAAGATATTTTAAATAATATAAAATTAATGATAGAAAAAATAATAAAAATTATTAATTATTTTAAAGAGGACGAATCAAAAAAATACTTAGCAGGAAAAAATGTAATGTACAACATTATAAAAAATGGATGGAATGGAGTATGTTTTTTAAATGCTCGAACCAAAGAAAAAGATATGTATATTGATTATAAAAAATATTTTGTAGATTCAACAATAGAATATAATAAGGTAAAAAAAGATAAATTTAAATATAATTGTTTTTTATGTGATAGAGAAATGAAAGATTTAAATAATGATTTGAGTTTTTTAAATGCGACAGGATTTGATACAAAGAGAAAATCATCTCATGTATGGAATTTTACTAATGATGTAGCAGTTTGTCCAATTTGCAAATTGATTTATTCTTGTGTTCCTGCTGGAATAAATTATGTATATTCAAAGGGAATATTTATAAATGATAATTCAAATATTGATTCGCTTATAAATATAAATCAAAAAGTACGAGATGAAATTTTAAAAGAACACGAAACAAATAATTCTCTTACATATAGAGCTATGATTATAGCCTTAGAGGAAGAAATAAATGATAAGGTAAAATATGAATTGTCTGATATTCAACTTGTAAGATATGATGAAGAAAAATATAGATTTAATATTTTATCTAAAAAATTACTAGAAGTATTAAGAAGCTCAAGAGATGATTTGAATAAACTAATTAAAACTGGATTTAATGAAATAAATACCTATTTTAATATTTATGAAGAAGTTCTAAAAAAAATAATGAATGGAGAAAATTTATTTTTATTCATTCATAAATTACTAAGTTTAAAATTGTCAAAACCTGTGGATGCTCATTATAAAATGAGTCATTTAAAAAGTATGATGTATATCAATATTAAATTTTTAAAAGGAGTGGGATTTGTGGAAAATATAGAAAAAGATATTATTGATAGTGCAAATAAGCAAGGATATTTTTTAAGAACAGAATATGAAAATAGAAATTCTGAAAATAAAATAGGTGGAATTTGTTATAGATTATTAAATGGTTTGAAAACAAATAATAAAGATATGTTTATGGATGTAATAATGAATTGTTATCTATATATAGGGAAAACGGTTCCTAAAATATTTATAGAAGCCTTGAAATCGGATGAGAATTTTAAAACGATTGGCTATGCTTTTGTAAGTGGATTAATAAATGAAAAAGATAAAAATAATGGGGGGAGTAAATAA
- the cas1b gene encoding type I-B CRISPR-associated endonuclease Cas1b, with amino-acid sequence MKNTYYLLKNGELRRKDNNLIVKACDGSEKVIPIETVKEIYIMGEVNVNSKLMTFLSQNSIILHFFNYYGFYSGSYYPKEKLVSGSLLVKQVEHYRSKEKRVELAREVLKSASYNIKRNLRYYNERGRDLEDEIKTIKNLRKHLDRQNEINELMGVEGNIREGYYRAWNKIVNQDINFEKRVKHPPDNMINSLLSYVNSLVYTTVLSEIYHTQLNPTISFLHEPSTKRFSLSLDIAEIFKPILGERMIFSLLNKNMINEDSFEKEMNSLYLKDSARKVILQKYDSRLKQRIRHKVLKKNVSYRYLIRLECYKIIKHILGEKNYEGFKIWW; translated from the coding sequence ATGAAAAATACATATTATCTACTGAAAAATGGTGAGCTTCGAAGAAAAGATAATAATTTGATAGTAAAAGCCTGTGATGGAAGTGAAAAAGTAATTCCTATTGAAACAGTAAAAGAGATTTATATTATGGGAGAGGTGAATGTTAACTCTAAATTGATGACGTTTTTATCACAAAATAGTATAATTTTACATTTTTTCAATTATTACGGATTTTATTCAGGCTCATATTATCCTAAAGAAAAGTTAGTATCAGGTTCTTTATTGGTAAAACAGGTAGAACATTATAGAAGTAAAGAAAAAAGAGTAGAACTGGCAAGAGAAGTTTTAAAATCTGCAAGTTATAATATAAAGAGAAACCTAAGATATTATAATGAGAGAGGAAGAGACTTAGAAGATGAGATAAAGACAATTAAGAATTTAAGAAAACATCTTGATAGGCAAAATGAGATTAATGAATTAATGGGAGTAGAGGGGAATATCCGTGAAGGCTATTATAGAGCTTGGAATAAGATAGTAAATCAGGATATAAATTTTGAAAAGAGAGTAAAACATCCACCGGATAATATGATTAATTCTCTATTGTCGTATGTAAATTCACTGGTTTATACAACAGTATTAAGTGAGATATATCATACTCAGCTTAATCCTACAATTAGTTTTTTACATGAACCAAGCACTAAGAGATTTTCATTAAGTCTTGATATAGCGGAGATATTTAAACCTATATTAGGAGAAAGAATGATATTTTCGTTACTAAATAAAAATATGATAAATGAAGATAGTTTTGAAAAGGAGATGAATTCTCTTTATTTGAAAGATAGTGCTAGAAAAGTGATATTACAAAAGTATGACAGTAGATTGAAACAGAGAATAAGACACAAAGTGTTAAAGAAAAATGTGTCTTATAGATACCTTATACGTTTAGAATGTTATAAGATAATAAAACATATATTAGGCGAAAAAAATTATGAAGGATTTAAAATATGGTGGTGA
- the cas6 gene encoding CRISPR-associated endoribonuclease Cas6, producing MRFSLRLKALDKNVDLDYRRKFLSMFKTALSDYDSDIFDKYYHEKDPIRKQMTFSPYFRNSKIKDGKLLLNNDDFILNLSVYENEMGIHFYNSLLNMKNKEFRDLFQIEKISLQREKKFRNEVIFKTKSPIIAKEHNRETNKDSYYSFEDDKFIEVLKNNLYNNMRDCFEWDVRDDIDKLEIEILSAKKIVVKNYGITIPCTLGQFRLKGENYLLDYFYKAGFSAKSSQGFGYVDVE from the coding sequence ATGCGTTTTTCTTTAAGATTAAAGGCTTTGGATAAAAATGTTGATCTTGATTATAGGAGAAAGTTTTTATCAATGTTTAAAACAGCATTATCAGATTACGATAGTGATATTTTTGATAAATATTATCATGAAAAAGATCCAATAAGAAAGCAGATGACATTTTCACCTTACTTTAGAAACAGTAAGATTAAAGATGGAAAGTTATTATTGAATAATGATGATTTCATATTGAATCTATCTGTTTATGAAAATGAGATGGGAATACATTTTTATAACTCTTTATTGAATATGAAAAATAAAGAGTTTAGAGATCTTTTTCAAATAGAGAAAATATCACTGCAAAGAGAGAAAAAATTTAGGAATGAAGTTATTTTCAAAACAAAATCCCCTATTATCGCTAAAGAACATAATCGTGAGACAAATAAAGACAGTTACTACAGTTTTGAAGATGATAAATTTATAGAGGTATTAAAAAATAATTTATATAACAATATGAGAGATTGTTTTGAGTGGGATGTAAGAGATGATATTGACAAGCTTGAGATAGAAATCTTATCAGCTAAAAAAATAGTAGTGAAAAATTATGGAATAACAATACCATGTACTTTGGGGCAGTTTAGATTAAAAGGAGAAAACTACTTATTAGATTATTTTTATAAGGCAGGATTTTCTGCTAAATCGTCACAGGGATTTGGATATGTAGATGTGGAGTAG